From a single Saimiri boliviensis isolate mSaiBol1 chromosome 7, mSaiBol1.pri, whole genome shotgun sequence genomic region:
- the LOC120364925 gene encoding cytochrome c oxidase subunit 6C-like encodes MASEVLAKPQMRGLLARRLRIHMVGAFLISLGVAALYKFGVAEPRKKAYADFYKNYSPEKDFEEMNKAGVFRSIK; translated from the coding sequence ATGGCTTCTGAAGTTTTGGCAAAACCTCAGATGCGTGGTCTTCTGGCCAGGCGTCTGCGAATTCATATGGTTGGAGCATTCCTGATATCCCTGGGGGTTGCAGCTCTCTATAAGTTTGGTGTGGCTGAACCAAGAAAGAAGGCATATGCggatttctacaaaaattacagtCCCGAGAAAGATTTTGAGGAGATGAATAAGGCTGGTGTCTTTCGTAGTATAAAGTGA